Proteins from a genomic interval of Rubinisphaera italica:
- a CDS encoding DUF6666 family protein, with translation MTSRVQGASARTQSFTTFGLFQKSETGWTWGAVYDYLAEDDYDQFSLSQTRGRVSYRMAPDREVGFYGILPLTNATETWGAIPVELESIAQGSLFYRQTWDNQSETSIWLGMAESHAQNNFALGDQSRTPNVLIYGADFHVPLNSHIALFGEANFITPSDTGTVDAYLGFVYYLGFVYYPGGNAYGWRKQRNSPVLPVASNTSFSVDLRR, from the coding sequence GTGACATCCCGTGTTCAGGGAGCCAGTGCCCGTACACAGTCGTTCACAACATTCGGTCTATTTCAGAAGTCGGAAACCGGCTGGACGTGGGGAGCAGTCTACGATTATCTGGCGGAAGATGATTACGATCAGTTTTCTCTCAGTCAGACTCGCGGTCGCGTGAGCTATCGGATGGCTCCCGATCGCGAAGTCGGCTTCTACGGAATATTGCCACTGACAAATGCGACTGAAACCTGGGGAGCGATCCCGGTCGAACTGGAATCGATTGCTCAGGGGAGTCTGTTTTATCGTCAGACGTGGGATAATCAGTCGGAAACTTCGATCTGGCTGGGAATGGCGGAAAGTCATGCTCAGAACAATTTCGCTTTGGGAGACCAGAGTCGCACACCGAATGTACTGATTTACGGAGCCGACTTTCACGTCCCGCTCAATAGTCATATCGCACTTTTCGGAGAGGCGAACTTCATCACACCTTCCGATACGGGGACCGTCGATGCCTACCTCGGATTCGTCTACTACCTCGGATTCGTCTACTACCCCGGCGGCAACGCCTACGGCTGGCGAAAACAACGTAACTCGCCCGTGCTTCCCGTGGCCAGCAAT